One Maniola hyperantus chromosome 17, iAphHyp1.2, whole genome shotgun sequence DNA window includes the following coding sequences:
- the LOC117990230 gene encoding uncharacterized protein produces MWFKTLFLALCVLVSSEEVNNLKKTYTFDINFYKDYKYCDGDFPWILTEYEQLGVEPFNKNNTRCIQATSRSCATSYPIHFSHGAIKLNVYLELFSNDSGLTVTVFNENNVPIVNYELNRLRKNYTEGWNTILLDIKHDTIGYLNLKGSIVKEEMILVDTLQYAGYVQTRKRINALSPNQLPLMISMLPTRKSSKSESKNIHLKSQISRNYLKTRLRRSIDASEDTTQPSNPSESGIYGSPSNKAEAEPSGSPTPTTVTTESDPSGSPTPTTVTTETDPSGSSTPTTTDPSGSSTPTTVTTETDPSGSPTPTTVTTETDPSGSSTPTTVTTETDPSGSSTPTTVTTETDPSGSSTPTTVTTETDPSGSSTPTTVTTESDPSGSPTPTTVTTETDPSGSSTPTTVTTETDPSGSSTPTTVTTETDPSGSPTPTTVTTETDPSGSSTPTTVTTESDPSGSPTPTTVTTETDPSGSSTPTTVTTETDPSGSSTPTTVTTETDPSGSSTPTTVTTETDPSGSSTPTTVTTETDPSGSSTPTTVSTESEADDSSTTIKDSDSSTQQQNNFWNPLTITLVAVGSFVALSVTAVSAYYCGKIRAQGDGTNFIIDEEIPPQAIIPRVRNANRFEV; encoded by the exons ATGTGGTTTAAAACGTTGTTTTTGGCGCTTTGCGTCCTTGTCTCATCTGAAGAAGTAAATAATCTGAAAAAAACTTATACTTTCGACATAAATTTTTATAAAGACTACAAATATTGTGATGGTGATTTCCCGTGGATTTTGACTGAGTACGAACAACTGGGGGTTGAACCTTTCAACAAAAACAATACAAGATGCATCCAAGCTACATCCAGGAGTTGCGCTACGTCATATCCAATACATTTCTCTCATGGTGCCATAAAACTAAACGTGTACTTGGAATTGTTTTCAAATGATAGTGGCCTAACAGTGACTGTGtttaatgaaaataatgttCCTATAGTAAATTACGAATTAAACAGGTTAAGGAAAAATTATACTGAAGGATGGAATACAATTTTACTGGATATAAAACATGATACCATCGGCTAT tTAAATCTCAAAGGTAGTATCGTGAAAGAAGAAATGATTCTTGTAGACACTTTGCAATACGCTGGATATGTTCAAACTAGAAAAAGAATTAATGCTCTATCACCAAATCAATTGCCACTTATGATATCAATGCTGCCAACTCGTAAATCGTCAAAGTCGGAATCAAAAAACATACACCTAAAATCACAAATAAGTAGAAATTATTTGAAAACCCGATTAAGAAGATCGATAGATGCATCTGAGGATACGACTCAACCATCAAACCCCTCTGAATCAGGGATATATGGAAGCCCAAGCAATAAAGCGGAAGCGGAGCCAAGCGGAAGCCCGacacctactactgtgaccaccgagtCTGATCCGAGCGGAAGCccaacacctactactgtgaccaccgagactgatccaagcggaagctcaacacctactact actgatccaagcggaagctcaacacctactactgtgaccaccgagactgatccGAGCGGAAGCccaacacctactactgtgaccaccgagactgatccaagcggaagctcaacacctactacagtgaccaccgagactgatccgagcggaagctcaacacctactactgtgaccaccgagactgatccgagcggaagctcaacacctactactgtgaccaccgagactgatccgagcggaagctcaacacctactactgtgaccaccgagtctgatccaagcggaagcccaacacctactactgtgaccaccgagactgatccaagcggaagctcaacacctactactgtgaccaccgagactgatccaagcggaagctcaacacctactactgtgaccaccgagactgatccaagcggaagcccaacacctactactgtgaccaccgagactgatccgagcggaagctcaacacctactactgtgaccaccgagtCTGATCCGAGCGGAAGCccaacacctactactgtgaccaccgagactgatccaagcggaagctcaacacctactactgtgaccaccgagactgatccaagcggaagctcaacacctactactgtgaccaccgagactgatccaagcggaagctcaacacctactactgtgaccaccgagactgatccaagcggaagctcaacacctactactgtgaccaccgagactgatccaagcggaagctcaacacctactactgtgtCCACTGAGTCAGAAGCAGATGACAGCTCAACGACTATTAAAGATTCGGATTCCTCAACacaacaacaaaataatttctGGAATCCACTAACTATAACGTTAGTTGCCGTTGGATCTTTCGTAGCGTTGTCAGTTACTGCCGTCTCAGCGTATTATTGTGGAAAAATCAGAGCTCAGGGAGATGGCACTAACTTTATAATTGATGAAGAGATACCACCACAGGCTATTATTCCTCGGGTCAGAAATGCCAATCGATTTGAGGTGTAA
- the LOC117990231 gene encoding mucin-22-like, which yields MTDYRVLLILLFCSSAICKDCVTFDFEKDFNSSFSNEIGVCPGTNMWNIGNYEDLSIDSPDLGSAKFVYPSDTLSCASSFTFGMAAAGVLEVNLFMEPSLDTDQVTILANQIVPMGQDAVVGNAWVYAMDDNFVSGWKTVRLNLTGFGTFNGYITLLGMAARDSIVLVDSFRYISPNFDEKECIIYEKVTTTTKTTHTDEISTEKETTESSSPYTTVTTTITPEINSTTTTSEQSHETDSVSTTKSGGTDYSTQETQTDPVMTTQTGDPETTDKTLPTDTTATSESTSSVESSTVTIDPITLTTESTTPQSTIGPPISTEPVTNSNPTTVSNIPEIDTTTTISSDQTTTTSESIDTTLSSESTEHPITLETPTTKVTPESTTNPETVTTDSSNQTNFPEENTKSTTSTEPVTNSNPTTVSNIPEIDTTTTRSSDQTMTTSESIDTTLSSESTKTPITLETPTTKATPESTTNPDTVTTDSSNQTNFPEENTESTTSTEPVTNSNPTTVSNIPEIETDRTTTTSESIDTTLFSESTKHPITLETPTTKVTPELTTNTETVTTDSSNPTNFSEENTESTTGMTSYTTTTDSSSSSDTTSTYSTSAKDVTQITVYPETTTVGQNESISTAEDISLGTTEQTYTPTTEENTDETNPEMTTKAPPLTPRYCKNTEVINDKLV from the exons atgacggactatCGTGTTCTATTAATTTTGTTGTTCTGTTCTAGTGCTATTTGTAAGGATTGTGTTACTTTCGATTTTGAGAAGGATTTTAACAGTTCGTTCAGTAATGAAATCGGTGTGTGCCCAGGTACGAATATGTGGAATATTGGGAACTATGAAGACCTGTCAATAGATAGCCCTGATCTGGGCTCAGCGAAGTTTGTATATCCAAGTGATACCTTGAGTTGTGCGTCATCTTTTACGTTTGGAATGGCTGCAGCGGGTGTATTAGAAGTTAATCTGTTTATGGAACCTTCTTTGGATACAGATCAAGTGACGATTCTTGCGAACCAAATAGTCCCTATGGGACAGGATGCAGTAGTTGGAAATGCTTGGGTTTACGCCATGGATGACAATTTCGTCAGTGGATGGAAAACTGTCAGGTTAAACTTAACCGGTTTTGGAACATTTAATGGCTAT ATTACCCTGCTTGGAATGGCTGCGCGTGATTCAATAGTATTAGTTGACTCGTTTCGATACATATCACCTAATTTCGACGAAAAAGAGTGTATTATCTACGAAAAAGTTACCACAACAACGAAGACAACACATACTGATGAGATTTCAACGGAAAAGGAGACCACAGAGTCTTCATCACCTTATACGACAGTAACAACTACAATTACTCCAGAAATTAACTCCACAACTACCACATCAGAACAATCTCATGAAACGGATTCAGTTTCAACTACTAAATCTGGAGGTACTGATTATTCAACACAAGAAACTCAAACTGATCCTGTTATGACAACGCAAACGGGAGACCCTGAAACTACGGACAAGACTTTACCTACAGATACTACAGCTACATCAGAATCTACTTCCTCTGTAGAATCCAGTACAGTAACTATTGATCCCATTACTTTAACGACAGAATCTACTACTCCTCAATCTACAATAGGACCACCAATTTCAACAGAACCAGTAACAAATTCAAATCCTACTACAGTATCAAATATTCCTGAAATAGATACAACTACTACTATAAGCTCAGATCAAACCACGACTACTTCAGAAAGCATCGATACTACTTTATCTTCTGAAAGTACTGAACACCCCATTACTCTAGAAACACCTACAACTAAAGTAACGCCAGAATCAACAACTAATCCTGAGACTGTTACTACTGATTCAAGTAATCAAACGAATTTTCCGGAAGAGAACACCAAGTCTACAACTTCAACAGAACCAGTAACAAATTCAAATCCTACTACAGTATCAAATATTCCTGAAATAGATACAACTACTACCAGAAGCTCAGATCAAACCATGACTACTTCAGAAAGCATCGATACTACTTTATCTTCTGAAAGTACTAAAACCCCCATTACTCTCGAAACCCCTACAACGAAAGCAACGCCAGAATCAACAACTAATCCTGATACTGTTACTACTGATTCAAGTAATCAAACAAATTTTCCGGAAGAGAATACCGAGTCTACAACTTCAACAGAACCAGTAACAAATTCAAATCCTACTACAGTATCAAATATTCCTGAAATAGAAACAGATCGTACCACGACTACTTCAGAAAGCATCGATACCACTTTATTTTCCGAAAGTACTAAACACCCCATTACTCTAGAAACTCCTACAACTAAAGTAACGCCAGAATTAACAACTAATACTGAGACTGTTACTACTGATTCAAGTAACCCAACAAATTTTTCGGAAGAGAATACCGAGTCTACAACGGGAATGACGTCATATACGACTACAACTGATTCTAGTTCAAGCTCAGATACAACTTCAACGTATTCTACTTCTGCAAAAGATGTAACACAGATCACTGTATATCCAGAAACTACTACAGTTGGACAAAATGAATCAATTTCAACTGCTGAAGATATTAGCCTAGGCACCACTGAACAAACCTATACACCAACTACCGAGGAGAATACTGATGAAACGAATCCAGAAATGACCACAAAAGCTCCCCCTCTTACACCTAG atATTGTAAAAACACTGAAGTAATAAATGATAAGTTAGTGTAG